In Candidatus Zixiibacteriota bacterium, one genomic interval encodes:
- a CDS encoding SPASM domain-containing protein, with protein sequence MKPSPYNHFFDAKDGSMILAFNSYTGAMAEIEKQHYPRVQHLLAHPDGAETEQDREFMHCLKDGGFLIADAVDQTAALKTRARSTRLEGNTLTLTIAPTLACNFDCDYCFESHSNVRMAEDTQDALLKFTDRYLTRAAALRICWFGGEPTLCFSILERLQSKLLELAEKHRVNIMPGAIITNGYLLDEAMARRLKDLSIAQAQITIDGPAAVHDSRRKLRNGRGTFNRIIDNLSVTADILNINVRINVDKENVDSACEVAEQLQQRGILPKIKVYFAQVTSSGAACSNIRDRCYDDKEFSETLVLIYQRLFDMGMRQVDYPHVMTGATCGAICEGHFVVSPTGHLFRCWEDLALDPAKSIGHLTALTPDDMQRKNLETYTAWDPFKLAECRECKIFPVCMGGCPMRSIQNPEVPHGVCSSWKYNFKEMLALAHSGAARQAAAE encoded by the coding sequence ATGAAACCATCACCTTACAACCATTTCTTCGATGCCAAAGACGGCAGCATGATTCTGGCTTTCAACAGCTATACCGGCGCCATGGCCGAGATCGAGAAACAACACTATCCCCGCGTGCAGCATCTGCTGGCTCATCCCGACGGAGCCGAGACAGAGCAGGATAGAGAGTTTATGCATTGTTTAAAGGACGGTGGATTCCTGATTGCCGACGCTGTCGACCAGACGGCGGCATTGAAAACCAGGGCGCGCTCCACCCGGCTTGAGGGTAATACTTTGACACTTACTATCGCGCCGACGCTCGCCTGCAATTTCGATTGTGATTACTGCTTTGAATCGCACTCGAATGTCCGGATGGCCGAAGATACACAAGATGCACTCCTGAAATTCACCGATCGCTATCTGACTCGAGCCGCGGCGCTGCGTATCTGCTGGTTCGGCGGTGAACCGACTCTCTGCTTTTCTATTCTCGAGCGGCTTCAGAGCAAGCTGTTGGAACTGGCCGAAAAGCATCGTGTCAATATTATGCCCGGCGCGATTATCACCAACGGCTATCTGCTGGATGAGGCAATGGCGCGGCGTCTCAAGGATTTGAGCATTGCCCAGGCCCAGATAACGATCGATGGCCCTGCGGCGGTGCACGACAGCCGCCGCAAGCTCCGTAACGGCCGGGGAACATTCAACAGGATTATCGACAACCTTTCGGTGACGGCCGACATTCTTAACATAAACGTGCGCATAAATGTGGATAAAGAAAATGTCGATTCGGCCTGCGAGGTTGCGGAGCAGCTGCAGCAGCGCGGGATTCTTCCCAAGATTAAGGTCTACTTCGCGCAAGTGACATCATCGGGAGCCGCCTGCTCCAATATTCGTGACAGATGTTATGACGACAAGGAGTTTTCGGAAACTCTGGTATTGATATACCAGAGGCTGTTTGACATGGGCATGAGACAGGTTGATTATCCTCACGTAATGACCGGCGCCACCTGCGGGGCGATATGCGAAGGGCATTTTGTCGTTTCTCCGACCGGGCATCTGTTCCGTTGCTGGGAGGATCTGGCGCTTGATCCGGCCAAGTCAATCGGTCATCTCACGGCACTGACTCCCGACGATATGCAGAGGAAAAATCTGGAGACTTACACGGCCTGGGATCCGTTTAAATTGGCGGAATGCCGGGAATGCAAAATCTTCCCTGTCTGCATGGGGGGCTGCCCGATGCGGAGCATACAGAATCCTGAAGTACCTCACGGAGTATGTTCATCTTGGAAATACAACTTCAAGGAGATGCTTGCACTTGCCCATTCCGGCGCCGCAAGACAGGCGGCCGCGGAATGA
- a CDS encoding serine hydrolase, with the protein MFSRVNSRIIFLVLAAIGTIGISSGMAFDPPNIPGGKCVADYFEAFNGGEGAMKGFILECIAEQSLKQRTMEQRLEMYRNMQRDFGQLRPDRVVRADSATATILVESGDKTWFTFSFQFEALPPFKLLGIRIEEADPTIVDQPATPMAEQEFLDSLGNRLDKMAQNDEFSGVVLVAKKNVPIFQKAYGLANKEFGVPNRIDTKFNLGSINKLFTKVAIGQLIQKGKIKFEDTLGRFLPDYPNPEARSKVTVDHLLNMTAGIGDFFGEKYDNTPKDRFRTNNDFLPMFDSLPLAFEPGSRNQYSNGGYILLGAIIEAASGQEYYDYIRDNIYRPAGMTNSDSYEADMPVANLAEGYTRPEGEKEAPRRKNIYSRPARGSAAGGGYSTAEDLLKFTIALQENILLSPAYAEWLLTDERPGTAKPAASGPAGIVPPRGIGVAGGAPGINAALEADFSTGYTVVVVGNYDPPNAGRVAALARQWLTRVAK; encoded by the coding sequence ATGTTTTCCAGAGTTAATTCCCGGATAATATTTCTGGTTCTGGCGGCCATTGGGACTATCGGCATTTCGAGCGGAATGGCGTTTGACCCACCTAACATCCCCGGCGGCAAATGCGTTGCCGACTATTTTGAGGCCTTTAACGGCGGTGAAGGGGCGATGAAAGGATTCATCCTCGAATGCATTGCCGAACAATCGCTGAAGCAGAGAACAATGGAGCAACGGCTGGAAATGTATCGCAATATGCAAAGGGATTTTGGTCAACTGCGGCCGGACCGTGTGGTCAGAGCGGATAGTGCCACGGCGACCATATTGGTGGAAAGCGGAGACAAAACCTGGTTTACGTTTTCGTTCCAATTTGAGGCTTTGCCGCCATTTAAATTGCTCGGCATAAGGATTGAAGAGGCCGATCCGACAATTGTCGATCAGCCGGCAACACCTATGGCCGAACAGGAGTTTCTTGATTCGCTGGGTAATCGTCTGGACAAAATGGCGCAGAATGATGAGTTTTCGGGAGTGGTGCTGGTCGCGAAGAAGAATGTACCGATTTTCCAGAAGGCATATGGGCTGGCTAACAAGGAATTCGGGGTGCCCAATCGCATAGATACGAAGTTCAATCTGGGTTCGATCAATAAGCTATTTACCAAAGTAGCTATCGGGCAATTGATTCAGAAGGGGAAAATAAAGTTTGAGGATACGCTGGGGAGGTTTCTTCCCGATTATCCCAATCCTGAGGCGCGAAGTAAAGTAACGGTCGATCATTTGCTCAATATGACGGCCGGAATCGGCGATTTTTTCGGGGAAAAGTACGACAACACTCCCAAGGATCGTTTCCGCACGAACAATGATTTTCTGCCGATGTTCGACAGTCTTCCCCTGGCTTTTGAACCGGGAAGTCGAAACCAGTACTCCAACGGCGGGTATATTTTGCTCGGCGCTATCATTGAGGCGGCATCGGGACAGGAGTACTATGACTACATACGGGACAATATCTATCGGCCGGCCGGGATGACCAACAGCGATTCCTATGAGGCGGATATGCCGGTGGCCAACCTGGCCGAAGGATATACTCGTCCGGAGGGTGAAAAAGAGGCGCCCCGGCGGAAAAATATTTACTCACGTCCGGCCCGAGGAAGCGCCGCGGGCGGCGGTTATTCCACGGCCGAAGATCTGCTCAAATTCACCATTGCCCTGCAAGAGAACATTCTCCTTTCGCCCGCCTATGCCGAATGGCTTCTCACCGATGAGCGCCCCGGAACGGCAAAGCCAGCAGCATCTGGGCCGGCCGGCATCGTTCCGCCGCGAGGAATCGGGGTGGCCGGCGGCGCCCCGGGAATTAATGCGGCTCTGGAGGCGGATTTTTCGACTGGTTACACGGTGGTCGTAGTGGGGAATTATGACCCGCCCAATGCTGGTCGGGTCGCGGCGCTGGCCCGACAGTGGCTGACACGGGTTGCGAAGTAG
- the hypB gene encoding hydrogenase nickel incorporation protein HypB has product MTKKINIEEKVLSENDRLAAEIRKKLAARRIVSLNLVSSPGSGKTSLLERTLGSLSDEINMALIAGDVQTENDANRLIKAGGKAVRPIVTGGACHLDARMITRVLDEMDIDRIEILFIENVGNLVCPSSYDLGEDMKVALISTTEGDDKPLKYPAMFRRASAMVINKIDLLGLSDFDIERVKKNALQINGNLKIFETSCRTGAGLESWYEWLKELVAGKKL; this is encoded by the coding sequence ATGACGAAGAAAATTAATATTGAGGAAAAAGTTCTTTCCGAGAACGACCGTCTGGCGGCGGAGATAAGGAAGAAACTGGCGGCTAGGCGGATTGTCTCGCTCAATTTGGTCAGTTCCCCCGGCTCCGGCAAAACTTCGCTTCTGGAGCGGACGCTGGGTTCTCTTAGCGATGAAATCAATATGGCGCTGATTGCCGGTGACGTGCAGACGGAGAACGATGCCAACCGTCTCATTAAAGCGGGCGGCAAGGCGGTGCGGCCGATTGTCACTGGCGGCGCCTGCCACCTCGATGCGCGGATGATCACTCGTGTACTGGATGAAATGGATATCGACCGGATTGAAATACTCTTTATCGAGAATGTGGGAAATCTGGTTTGCCCCTCCAGCTATGATTTGGGTGAGGATATGAAGGTGGCGCTGATAAGTACGACCGAGGGGGACGACAAACCGCTCAAATATCCGGCGATGTTTCGCCGGGCCTCGGCGATGGTAATAAACAAGATTGATTTGCTGGGGCTTTCTGATTTCGATATCGAGCGGGTGAAGAAGAATGCGCTTCAGATAAACGGCAATCTGAAGATATTCGAAACGTCTTGCCGTACCGGAGCCGGGCTTGAGTCCTGGTATGAATGGCTCAAGGAATTGGTCGCCGGAAAGAAACTGTAA